The segment AAGCAGCGAATTCATAACAATAAACAGGGATTTTAAGCTCTTCACCAACTCTTTTCGCTAATTTTCTTGCATATTCTACTGTTTCTTCCATTGTTATGTTTGCAACAGGTACAAAAGGACAAACATCAGTAGCCCCAAAACGCGGATGTTCTCCTTTATGTTTGCTCATATCAATTAATTCAGAAGCTTTTTTTATAGCAAGAAAAGCTGCTTCAATAACTTCATCGGGTGTTCCGACAAGAGTTACAACTGTCCGGTTTGTAGTGCTACCCGGATCAACATCAAGCAGTTTAACTCCTTCAACACTTTCAATCTGGTCAGTTATCTGCTTTATTATTGTCATATCATTTCCTTCACTAAAATTCGGGACACATTCTATAAGTTTTTTCATTTTTTTATGATTTTAAATTCTTGTTTAACTTCTTTTTGTTATTTATAAAACTTGAAGCTTAAAATAGTGCCTGCAAAAAAACTCTTGAAATTTATAATTTATGCTGTCATTTCGAACGCCTGCCTGTCCGGTAGGCAGGAAGTGAGAACTGCGAAGCTCTCACCGAAGGTAAATCTTATTTTTTGATATACATTGTGTTTTTAGATTTTTCCTTTCAGTCGAAATGACAATATAAGAGTTTTCTTGCGAACTCTAAATAATTTTACCATTTAATATAATAGTATCAATCAAATTACTTCCATAAGCATATGGAAAAAATTCATAGGTAGAAATTTCTTTTGTAATAAACAAATTTGCAATTTTTCCTTTTGCGATACTTCCTAACGTGTCGCTGATTCCCATAGCATATGCACTATTTATAGTAACAGAATTAATAACTTCTTCAGGTATCATTTTCATTTTAATACAGGCAAGCGACATAATTAATTTCATATTACCGGATGGTGATGAGCCGGGATTATAATCTGATGCTAAAGCAATAGGAAGACCGGCATCAATCATTTTTCTTGCTGGTGGATATTCCATTTCCAGAAAAAATGCAGCACCCGGCAAAAGAGTTGGCATAGTTTCGGAATCAAGTAAAGTTTTTATTTCTTTATCACCTGTGTATTCAAGATGATCGACAGAAAGTGCATTATATTTAACTCCTACCTGTATTCCGCCGGAAAAATCTAATTCGTTAGCATGAATTTTAGGTCTTAGTTCATATTTCATTCCTGCAAGCAATATTTTATCGGTTTCTTCAATAGTAAAAAACCCTTTGTCGCAAAATACATCAATATAATCAGCAAGATTTTCTGCTGCGACCTGTGGAATCATTTCATTAATAATCAAATCAACATATTCTCCTTGATTTTTTTTATATTCTGACGGAACGGCATGTGCTCCCAAAAAAGTTGATTTAATAGTAACCGGAGTTTTTTCTTTAAGCTTCCTTATTACTCTGAGCATTTTTAATTCATCTTCGACAGTTAAACCATATCCGCTTTTAATTTCAACAGCACCTGTTCCAAAAGAAATAATCTCATTAATACGTATTAGAGCCTGATTAAATAATTCATCTTCTGATGTATTATGTAAAAGCGTAGCTGAATTTAATATTCCGCCACCCCTTTTGGCTATTTCTTCATATGACAAACCTTTGATTTTGTCGATATACTCAATCTCACGGCTACCGGCATATACAATATGTGTATGTGAATCGCAAAACGATGGAAAAACCATTTTGCCCGTTGCATCAATTTGTTGGCAATCAATATCAGGACAGGAATTCATATTACCAAAATCTTCGATTAAATTATCTTTAATTAATAAATAAGCATTTTTAATAGTGCCTATTGAAGACATGTTTTTTCCTGATACATTTATCTTCTGTTTATCTTCAACCTGAATTAATTCTTTAATATTTTTAATAAGTAGATTCATAGACATTTATAAATATTTTTTACGAAATTAACAAAATATCCTGATTTTAAAAAAATCTAATTTATGATATACAATATATATTATATAGTTTTAGATTTCTTTTATAATTAATTAAATTAGTAAGTTTTTACTAACAAATTAAGATAATATGATTAACAAACAATATATTATTAAAGGAATTGTAGTAATATTATTTATTGTATTAAATAATAATGTTTTTCCATATTTTTATTTTATTAATTCAGATACAAATTCTATTGCTACTGAAAAAATTAAAAAGGGCTGGACATTTGGTGCTTTGCCGGCAATTTCATATGATTCGGATATCGGATTCCGGTATGGCGGCTTAGTTAATTTTTATAATTACGGTGATGGATCAACTTATCCAAAATATCTTCATTCATTATACCTTGAAATATCACGTACAACAAAAGGAAACGGAACTAATCAATTCTTTTTTGATTCTGAAAATATTTTCCCTGATAAAAAAATAAGGATTACATCCGATATAAGTTATTTAACTGAAAAAGCCCTTAATTTTTATGGTTTTAATGGATATAAATCGAAATATAAGCCAAATTACGAGGATGATAATCATAATGATTATATCTCGCGAATGTATTATCGATATGAAAGAAAAATGATAAGATTCACAACTGATTTCCAAGGGGAAATTATAAATAATAAAATCAGATGGTTGGCAGGAGTTGCATATTTTGATATAAAAACAGGAACAGTTGATATAAATAATTTGAATAAAGGGAGATCAGACAACTTACTTCCCGACACAACATTGTTATATGACAAATTTGTAGAATGGGATATAATTTCAGAAAAAGAAAAGAATGGTAATAAGTTGAATCTTATTAAGTTAGGATTGATATATGATACGAGAGATAATGAGGCAAATCCAAATAAAGGAATATGGACAGAATTGTTAATACTAAAAACATTAATAGGTAAACAAGATTTTTCATATACAAAATTAATTTTTACTCACAGACAATATTATTCAATATTACCAAATAAAATAATTTTTGCATACCGTTTAGCTTATCAGGGAACTATTTCAGGAAAAGCTCCCTTTTATATACAACCATATATAATAAGTTCATATTCGCCGGCAGTAATAACAGAAGGCTTGGGTGGAGCAAGGTCTTTAAGAGGAATATTAAGAAATCGTATTGTTGGGGATGCATTTATTTACGGCAATATTGAATTAAGAAATAAAATATACAAAAGAGTTATTCTCAACCAAAACGTGAATTTAGTATTAAATTTATTTCTTGATACAGGAAAAACAGTAAAAGAAATTGAAATTAATAAAGAAAACATACCTGTTACCGAAGAACTATCAGATTATTTTGATTCTGATAAAGATAATTTCCATTCAAGCATTGGGTTTGGATTGAATTTTGCACTGAATGAAAATTTTATTATTGCTGTAAATTATGGTAAAGCATTAGATAAAAGAGATGGAAATGATGGCTTGTATGTTGGGTTGAATTTTTTATTTTAATTAGTTATTGTAAGAAAACTCAATATATACAATTGCGAGGATGAACAGCGAAACCTGCCTGACGGCAGCCCAATGTCAATAAGTTAACAGATTCCGCATCAAGTGCGGAATGACAGAGGCTGTGAAAAAGCACTTTTGCTTGTCATTCCTGCGAAAGCAGGAATCTATTAAATTATTTAAACCTTAACTTATTGACATTGGATGGCAGGCAGGTAATCCCTTGATTTACAGATTGCTTCACTTTGTTCGCAATGACGAATAATAATAAAAGAATTAATTTTTGTGCAAACATTAATTAAATTGAATAACATATTTAATTAATATTAAGAATTTATTTGAAATTTATTATATAACTTCTATATTGTGAATTCTATAATTGTGAAAAATAGAAAATCATGATATTATCAACAAATACTTTTCTTTTAATCTAAATGATACAACGAAGATTTTTAAATATTCCATTACTATTAATTCTATTATTAAACAATAATTTTGTTTTTGGCGAAAAAACTCCAACATTTGAATATTATGACCAATCATTTTATAATTTAATTAGTAATATTGAAATTGTTGAAGATACAACTAATAAATTCACAATAACTGATATAATATTAAAAGACCTTTTTAGCAATTCCTTCAAATCAGAAACAAATTCCCTTCATATTAATTTTAGCAAATCAAATTACTGGTTAAAATTTGATATAAAAAACACAAATGAATATATTAAAACGTTAATACTTGAAGTAAGTAATTCAACTGTTGATAAAATACAATTATATACTCGCCATCAAAACATGGTACAAAGAACAAAAATAACAGGAGACAAATTACCTTTTAATACAAGGCTAATCAATAGCAATAATTTTGTTTATAAATTGATACTTGAACCCAATGAAACATATACATATTATTTATTAATAAATAGTGGTGGAGATGTTTTGAATTTACCAATTTTAATTTATTCCCCAACACAGTTTATAAAAAAAACAGGAGAGAAACATATTATTTATGGGTTTTTTTATGGAATAGTTGTTTTAATATTATTAATAATGATTACTTCATTAATATTAAAATATAAGATTTATGCAATAGGCAATTATATATTTTATATATTTTTTATTGGTTTGTTTCTTTTAAGTTTTGACGGATTAGCATTTCAATATTTTTATCCTGATTTACCATGGCTAACAAATAAGGTGATTTTTTTCTCACCATTAATAGCTTTTTATTTTTTACTAAGATTTGTTATTAAATATTTTAATATTAAATATTATAAAAAACTTTATATAGCACTTTCACTGATAAGCTATTTGAATATTTTAGCAGTTCCATTTACTGTTTTTGGATTTTGTAGTTTAAAGCTAATTATATGTTTTATTTTTATAATCGTCTGTATATCAATATCAAGTATAATAATTACATCAATAATATTTATAAAAAAATATACAAAGTTAGCTACACTGTTTTTATTTGCGTTTGTTTCGTTATTTGTGGCTATGATAGGGATTTATGCAAGTATTTTTTTCGATTTATCTAACTTGTTTTTTGGAGAAATCCTTATTAAATCAGGATTATCAGTACAGTTTATTCTACTTGCAATTGCAATGATAATTAATTTAAAATCATTACATGAAAAAGCACATAATGAAGCATTAATAAACTTACAAGCATTAAACAAACTTAAAGAAAAAGCCAATATTGAACTTGAAAATGTTGTTGAAGAAAGAACAAAATCATTAAGCATAAGCAATGAGAAGTTTAAAAAAGCTATTATTCAGAATAGTAATATTACTACTAAATTACATCAGCAAAAATCAGAAATGAAAAAACAGCATGATGAAATTGGACAAAAAAACATTAAGTTAGAAATTGCTTTGGGGGAAATTAATAAAATCAACAGTATGTTGAAACAAAAAAATGAAGAGATAAAGACGCAGAGAGATAAAATTGAAATTCAGAGAGATCTGATAGAGAAAAGAAACAGGGATATTACTGATAGTATTTTATATGCAGGAAGAATTCAATCATCAATCTTACCGACCAAAGAGATTATAAATAATTTATTACCGAATTCATTTGTATTTTTTAAACCAAAAGAAGTTTTAAGTGGGGATTTTTACTGGATGGGACAATTTATTGCTGATAATAAACAAAAAAAATCAATTAGTAATATCTCAGAATATATTATTATTTCAGCAATTGATTGCACTGGACACGGTGTTCCCGGAGCACTTATGTCAATTGTAGCACACGATTTACTAAATAAAGCAATAAAAGAAAGGAAATATTTATCTCCTTCAAAAATTTTGGATGAACTAAATAGGGGTATAATTAATACTTTTCATAAAGATATTAAAAACAGAAATATTAGTGATGGTATGGATATGTCATTAATTACAATAGAAAAAGAAACAAATAAATTACAATTTGCAGGAGCATACAATCCTTTATATTTAATAAGAAACAATGAATTAAATAT is part of the Bacteroidales bacterium genome and harbors:
- a CDS encoding SpoIIE family protein phosphatase, translated to MIQRRFLNIPLLLILLLNNNFVFGEKTPTFEYYDQSFYNLISNIEIVEDTTNKFTITDIILKDLFSNSFKSETNSLHINFSKSNYWLKFDIKNTNEYIKTLILEVSNSTVDKIQLYTRHQNMVQRTKITGDKLPFNTRLINSNNFVYKLILEPNETYTYYLLINSGGDVLNLPILIYSPTQFIKKTGEKHIIYGFFYGIVVLILLIMITSLILKYKIYAIGNYIFYIFFIGLFLLSFDGLAFQYFYPDLPWLTNKVIFFSPLIAFYFLLRFVIKYFNIKYYKKLYIALSLISYLNILAVPFTVFGFCSLKLIICFIFIIVCISISSIIITSIIFIKKYTKLATLFLFAFVSLFVAMIGIYASIFFDLSNLFFGEILIKSGLSVQFILLAIAMIINLKSLHEKAHNEALINLQALNKLKEKANIELENVVEERTKSLSISNEKFKKAIIQNSNITTKLHQQKSEMKKQHDEIGQKNIKLEIALGEINKINSMLKQKNEEIKTQRDKIEIQRDLIEKRNRDITDSILYAGRIQSSILPTKEIINNLLPNSFVFFKPKEVLSGDFYWMGQFIADNKQKKSISNISEYIIISAIDCTGHGVPGALMSIVAHDLLNKAIKERKYLSPSKILDELNRGIINTFHKDIKNRNISDGMDMSLITIEKETNKLQFAGAYNPLYLIRNNELNIIKGDKFSVGYLYKDKNISFTNQNIQLQKDDILYLFTDGFADQFGGPDDKKFKNKQFKQLLIDIHEKPLNEQEKILENTFNNWKKNMEQIDDVLVIGIRI
- a CDS encoding imidazolonepropionase; this encodes MNLLIKNIKELIQVEDKQKINVSGKNMSSIGTIKNAYLLIKDNLIEDFGNMNSCPDIDCQQIDATGKMVFPSFCDSHTHIVYAGSREIEYIDKIKGLSYEEIAKRGGGILNSATLLHNTSEDELFNQALIRINEIISFGTGAVEIKSGYGLTVEDELKMLRVIRKLKEKTPVTIKSTFLGAHAVPSEYKKNQGEYVDLIINEMIPQVAAENLADYIDVFCDKGFFTIEETDKILLAGMKYELRPKIHANELDFSGGIQVGVKYNALSVDHLEYTGDKEIKTLLDSETMPTLLPGAAFFLEMEYPPARKMIDAGLPIALASDYNPGSSPSGNMKLIMSLACIKMKMIPEEVINSVTINSAYAMGISDTLGSIAKGKIANLFITKEISTYEFFPYAYGSNLIDTIILNGKII
- a CDS encoding BamA/TamA family outer membrane protein produces the protein MINKQYIIKGIVVILFIVLNNNVFPYFYFINSDTNSIATEKIKKGWTFGALPAISYDSDIGFRYGGLVNFYNYGDGSTYPKYLHSLYLEISRTTKGNGTNQFFFDSENIFPDKKIRITSDISYLTEKALNFYGFNGYKSKYKPNYEDDNHNDYISRMYYRYERKMIRFTTDFQGEIINNKIRWLAGVAYFDIKTGTVDINNLNKGRSDNLLPDTTLLYDKFVEWDIISEKEKNGNKLNLIKLGLIYDTRDNEANPNKGIWTELLILKTLIGKQDFSYTKLIFTHRQYYSILPNKIIFAYRLAYQGTISGKAPFYIQPYIISSYSPAVITEGLGGARSLRGILRNRIVGDAFIYGNIELRNKIYKRVILNQNVNLVLNLFLDTGKTVKEIEINKENIPVTEELSDYFDSDKDNFHSSIGFGLNFALNENFIIAVNYGKALDKRDGNDGLYVGLNFLF